The Arachis hypogaea cultivar Tifrunner chromosome 14, arahy.Tifrunner.gnm2.J5K5, whole genome shotgun sequence genome has a segment encoding these proteins:
- the LOC112742591 gene encoding uncharacterized protein produces MLNFDNQAAGKRRLLQLNELEEFRSQAYEHAKIYKEKAKKWHDDKLARREFVEGQKVLLYNSRLKFFPGKLKSRWSGPFTILKVSPYGHVELMEDKTQRNFTVNGHRLKHYLENSLDEQRVSYNLN; encoded by the coding sequence atgTTGAACTTTGATAATCAAGCTGCTGGGAAAAGAAGGCTACTACAACTCAATGAGCTAGAAGAATTCAGATCTCAAGCATATGAgcatgccaaaatttacaaggagaaagcaaagaaatggcatgatgaCAAGCTAGCAAGAAGAGAGTTTGTAGAAGGTCAAAAAGTTCTGCTATACAATTCAAGGCTCAAGTTCTtcccagggaagctaaaatcaagatGGTCTGGACCCTTTACAATCCTTAAGGTCTCtccctatggtcatgtagagctGATGGAGGACAAAACACAGAGGAATTTCACTgtgaatggccatagactcaagcacTACTTGGAAAACTCATTGGATGAGCAAAGAGTGAGCTATAACCTCAATTAA